A region of Plectropomus leopardus isolate mb chromosome 16, YSFRI_Pleo_2.0, whole genome shotgun sequence DNA encodes the following proteins:
- the slc2a12 gene encoding solute carrier family 2, facilitated glucose transporter member 12 isoform X1 — translation MDPNSETKRMTSYLPANPSETQKLTPPRGLGCSWLVVVAAVVASLSGLMLGYEMGLTSGVLLQLRGLLSLSCQEQELLVSSILLGALLMCLAGGPILDRYGRRCSLLLSAAMVVGGSVVLIAFTSLIAFTLGRVIVGMGTALSGTGACLYIAEISPRERRGLLVTLYELMLVVGVMLGFSCSYAFATLPHGWVYTFGLAIPPALLQISALVFLPPSPRFLVIQGKVEQARRVLATLRGGVQEHVEKELRDIQAGLKEESEHSFWELFSTKANLRSRLLTGVALVFLQQATGQPNILSYASPILRSVGFNSDAAATLASTGFGVVKVVGTIPAVLLVDRVGPKSFLCVGAVAMAVSLGILGTLTLQNHTHLTSLCKSHTIPNHTQTLWDLNRTSADFDNSDIFSTDLPSLWSSEEAQRTNRDDNGMEESGEERTFGEVSPVLKWASLISLLVYVAAFSISLGPMVYVVLSEIFPMGVRGKAVSVVSAVNWATNLLISMTFLTMTERIGVPNMMFLYAAMSFVLLVFVILCVPETKGRTLEEISKELAKKKHFEVRLCRQIQPQESLISSTSSQIPSNV, via the exons ATGGACCCCAACAGTGAAACCAAGAGGATGACCTCTTACCTCCCAGCCAACCCCTCCGAGACCCAGAAACTGACCCCACCCAGAGGCCTAG GCTGCAGCTGGCTGGTGGTGGTCGCGGCTGTGGTGGCCTCTCTGAGCGGTCTGATGCTGGGTTATGAAATGGGCCTGACCTCTGGTGTCCTGCTGCAGCTGCGGGGCCTCCTTTCCCTCTCCTGCCAGGAACAGGAACTGCTGGTCAGCTCCATCCTGCTCGGTGCCCTCCTCATGTGCCTGGCTGGAGGTCCTATTCTGGATCGCTATGGCCGTCGCTGCTCTCTGCTCCTGAGCGCCGCCATGGTGGTCGGTGGGAGCGTAGTGCTCATCGCATTCACCTCACTTATTGCATTCACACTGGGCCGGGTGATAGTCGGCATGGGGACAGCTCTGTCAGGGACAGGAGCGTGTCTGTACATTGCAGAGATTTCACCGAGGGAGCGGAGGGGTCTGCTGGTGACGCTGTACGAGCTGATGCTGGTTGTGGGTGTAATGCTGGGATTCAGCTGTAGTTACGCCTTTGCGACTCTGCCCCATGGCTGGGTGTACACTTTTGGACTAGCAATCCCCCCAGCGCTGCTGCAGATCAGTGCGCTCGTGTTCCTCCCACCCAGTCCACGCTTCCTGGTTATCCAGGGTAAAGTGGAGCAGGCCAGGAGAGTGCTGGCCACCTTGAGAGGTGGGGTTCAGGAGCACGTGGAGAAGGAGCTGAGAGACATCCAAGCAGGACTGAAAGAGGAATCAGAGCATAGTTTCTGGGAGTTGTTCAGCACCAAGGCCAACTTGCGTTCACGACTGCTGACAGGTGTGGCCTTAGTCTTCCTTCAGCAGGCTACGGGTCAACCCAACATCCTCTCCTACGCTTCACCAATTCTCCGCAGCGTAGGATTCAACAGTGACGCTGCAGCAACCTTAGCGTCCACAGGGTTCGGAGTGGTCAAAGTGGTTGGCACCATCCCAGCCGTGTTGCTGGTCGACCGAGTGGGACCCAAGAGCTTTCTGTGTGTGGGCGCTGTTGCAATGGCAGTGTCACTAGGAATACTCGGTACACTGACACTGCAAAACCACACTCACCTCACCAGCCTGTGTAAAAGTCACACAATAccaaatcacacacagacactgtggGATTTAAACAGAACCTCTGCAGACTTCGacaacagtgacattttttctaCTGACCTCCCAAGCTTATGGAGCAGTGAGGAGGCACAGCGGACTAACAGAGACGATAATGGGATGGAGGAGTCAGGAGAAGAAAGGACTTTTGGAGAAGTGTCACCTGTATTGAAGTGGGCATCATTGATTAGCTTGCTGGTGTATGTGGCAGCTTTCTCCATCAGCCTTGGGCCAA tGGTGTATGTGGTTCTCAGTGAGATCTTTCCAATGGGAGTCAGAGGCAAGGctgtgtctgtggtgtctgCTGTAAACTGGGCCACTAACCTGCTCATCTCCATGACCTTCCTCACAATGACAG AAAGGATTGGCGTTCCCAATATGATGTTCCTCTACGCTGCCATGAGCTTTGTTCTACTGGTGTTTGTCATCCTCTGTGTCCCTGAGACAAAAGGTCGAACGCTGGAGGAGATATCAAAAGAACTGGCTAAGAA
- the slc2a12 gene encoding solute carrier family 2, facilitated glucose transporter member 12 isoform X2 yields the protein MDPNSETKRMTSYLPANPSETQKLTPPRGLGCSWLVVVAAVVASLSGLMLGYEMGLTSGVLLQLRGLLSLSCQEQELLVSSILLGALLMCLAGGPILDRYGRRCSLLLSAAMVVGGSVVLIAFTSLIAFTLGRVIVGMGTALSGTGACLYIAEISPRERRGLLVTLYELMLVVGVMLGFSCSYAFATLPHGWVYTFGLAIPPALLQISALVFLPPSPRFLVIQGKVEQARRVLATLRGGVQEHVEKELRDIQAGLKEESEHSFWELFSTKANLRSRLLTGVALVFLQQATGQPNILSYASPILRSVGFNSDAAATLASTGFGVVKVVGTIPAVLLVDRVGPKSFLCVGAVAMAVSLGILGTLTLQNHTHLTSLCKSHTIPNHTQTLWDLNRTSADFDNSDIFSTDLPSLWSSEEAQRTNRDDNGMEESGEERTFGEVSPVLKWASLISLLVYVAAFSISLGPMVYVVLSEIFPMGVRGKAVSVVSAVNWATNLLISMTFLTMTERIGVPNMMFLYAAMSFVLLVFVILCVPETKGRTLEEISKELAKKKHFETTTVHLT from the exons ATGGACCCCAACAGTGAAACCAAGAGGATGACCTCTTACCTCCCAGCCAACCCCTCCGAGACCCAGAAACTGACCCCACCCAGAGGCCTAG GCTGCAGCTGGCTGGTGGTGGTCGCGGCTGTGGTGGCCTCTCTGAGCGGTCTGATGCTGGGTTATGAAATGGGCCTGACCTCTGGTGTCCTGCTGCAGCTGCGGGGCCTCCTTTCCCTCTCCTGCCAGGAACAGGAACTGCTGGTCAGCTCCATCCTGCTCGGTGCCCTCCTCATGTGCCTGGCTGGAGGTCCTATTCTGGATCGCTATGGCCGTCGCTGCTCTCTGCTCCTGAGCGCCGCCATGGTGGTCGGTGGGAGCGTAGTGCTCATCGCATTCACCTCACTTATTGCATTCACACTGGGCCGGGTGATAGTCGGCATGGGGACAGCTCTGTCAGGGACAGGAGCGTGTCTGTACATTGCAGAGATTTCACCGAGGGAGCGGAGGGGTCTGCTGGTGACGCTGTACGAGCTGATGCTGGTTGTGGGTGTAATGCTGGGATTCAGCTGTAGTTACGCCTTTGCGACTCTGCCCCATGGCTGGGTGTACACTTTTGGACTAGCAATCCCCCCAGCGCTGCTGCAGATCAGTGCGCTCGTGTTCCTCCCACCCAGTCCACGCTTCCTGGTTATCCAGGGTAAAGTGGAGCAGGCCAGGAGAGTGCTGGCCACCTTGAGAGGTGGGGTTCAGGAGCACGTGGAGAAGGAGCTGAGAGACATCCAAGCAGGACTGAAAGAGGAATCAGAGCATAGTTTCTGGGAGTTGTTCAGCACCAAGGCCAACTTGCGTTCACGACTGCTGACAGGTGTGGCCTTAGTCTTCCTTCAGCAGGCTACGGGTCAACCCAACATCCTCTCCTACGCTTCACCAATTCTCCGCAGCGTAGGATTCAACAGTGACGCTGCAGCAACCTTAGCGTCCACAGGGTTCGGAGTGGTCAAAGTGGTTGGCACCATCCCAGCCGTGTTGCTGGTCGACCGAGTGGGACCCAAGAGCTTTCTGTGTGTGGGCGCTGTTGCAATGGCAGTGTCACTAGGAATACTCGGTACACTGACACTGCAAAACCACACTCACCTCACCAGCCTGTGTAAAAGTCACACAATAccaaatcacacacagacactgtggGATTTAAACAGAACCTCTGCAGACTTCGacaacagtgacattttttctaCTGACCTCCCAAGCTTATGGAGCAGTGAGGAGGCACAGCGGACTAACAGAGACGATAATGGGATGGAGGAGTCAGGAGAAGAAAGGACTTTTGGAGAAGTGTCACCTGTATTGAAGTGGGCATCATTGATTAGCTTGCTGGTGTATGTGGCAGCTTTCTCCATCAGCCTTGGGCCAA tGGTGTATGTGGTTCTCAGTGAGATCTTTCCAATGGGAGTCAGAGGCAAGGctgtgtctgtggtgtctgCTGTAAACTGGGCCACTAACCTGCTCATCTCCATGACCTTCCTCACAATGACAG AAAGGATTGGCGTTCCCAATATGATGTTCCTCTACGCTGCCATGAGCTTTGTTCTACTGGTGTTTGTCATCCTCTGTGTCCCTGAGACAAAAGGTCGAACGCTGGAGGAGATATCAAAAGAACTGGCTAAGAA